In the genome of Phocoena sinus isolate mPhoSin1 chromosome 15, mPhoSin1.pri, whole genome shotgun sequence, the window CTCACTAGAACAACAGGAAAGAcattcttttgcttttcaaagCCTTTCCCATCATCTGGAGCCAAAAATATTATCTTCTAACCCAAAAAGCCACTAATAAACCTTGCTTCTATAGGCTAAGCAAGAGGGGTGATTTTGCCCTAAGTGAAGTGACAGAGAGCAAGATTGTTCTCTGGGTCCACCTTCTCCCACCTCCTTGCCACCTTCCACTTTCAGGGACCTCCCTCCTGCCCTAAGGCTGCCTAGAGTCCCCACAGCTGTCCCCCTCTGCCCTAAGAGCTCCCCAGCCCCAAGTtaaaatccctttctttttccctccccatCCAAATTCCGAATCCCAGCTTGCTACTAAGCACAACCTCTAAGCACAGTCTTAGCACTCACCCTCTCTTTGTAAGACTGCTTATACACACAGAATACTGTTTTTCCTTTCCACTTATTTAATAGTTCAGGGAGTAAGAAAAGGGGGCATGCAGAGGAAAGCTGGCAGTAGAATCCCTGAATAATTGAGGACCATTTGCCGGCATGGTGcatcaataaaaagttaaattaatggTACTATATTTTTTGCTACTGATCCATtgaaaaactaacaaacaaaaacagaaacaaaaacaaaaaaatgtaatacaGTAACCTTCAGTTACAAAGACAATTCGCTTGTGTGAGCCTTACTCCTCTAAActtcaagataaatgaaaatgagatagTCTGTACcacacttatattttaaaagatgaggttgttgataccaaaatcagacaaagatatcacaaataaagaaaattacaggccaatatcactgatgaatatagatgcaaaaatcctcaacaaaatattagcaaactgaatccaagcatcctacaccatgatcaagtgggatttatcccagggatgcaaggatttttcaatatctgcaaatcaatcaatgtgataacccatattaacaaactgaaggagaaaaaccatatgatcatctcaatagatgcagagaaagcttttgacaaaattcaacatccatatatgacaaaaaactctccagaaagtgggcacagagggaacataactcaacctcataaaggccatatatgacaaacccacagctaatgtcatactcaatggtgaaaagctgaaagcatttcctctaagatcaggaacaagacacggatgcccactctcgccacttttatccaacacagtattggaagtcctagccacagcaatcagactagaaaaagaaataaaaggaatccacattggaaaagaagaagtaaaactgtcactgtttgcagatgacatgatactatagatagaaaaatcctaaagacaccaccagaaaactgctagagctcatcaatgaatctgataaagttgcagaatataaaattaatacacagaaatctgttgtatttctatacactaacaatgaactatcagaaagagaaattaaggattgTTATCTCATTtcccatcacatcaaaaagaataaagtatctaagaataaacctacctaaggaggtaaaagacctgtacttggaaaactataagacactgataaaagataTGGACGATGACTCAAACtgatggaaagatatcccatgctcttggattggaagaattaatattgttaaaatgatcatattacccaaggcaatctacagaatcaatgaaATCAACCTACCaggggcatttttcacagaactagaacaaataattttaaaacttgcatggcaacacaaaagaccccaaatagccaaaacaatcttgagaaaaaagaacagagctggaggaatcacactccctgacttcagattatactacaaaattgaagtaatcaaaacagtatgggggcttccccggtggcacagtggttgagagtctgcctgttgatgcaggggacatgggttcgtgccccagcccaggaagatcccacatgccgcggagcggctaggcccgtgagccatggccgctgagcctgcgcgtccagagcctgtgctccacaatgggagaggccacagcagtgagaggcccgcataccgcaaaaaaaacccaacaaaacacagtatggtaatggcacaaaaagagccacatagatcaatggaacagaacagacagcctagaaataaacccacactcttatggtcaattaatttacaacaaaggaggcaagaatatatacagaagaCAAgacaatttcttcaataaatgctgctgggaaaactgggcagctacatgtaaaagaatgaaattagagcattctctaactccatatacaaaaataaactaaaaatggctgaaagacttaaatgtaacattggaaaccataaaacttctagaggaaaacacagacagaacattctttgacataaattatagcaatatttttttacatctgtctcctaaagcaaaggaaataaaagcaaaaataaacaaatgagacctaattaaacttaaaagcttttgcacagcaaaggaaaccatcaacaaaatgaaaagacaacctactgaatgggagaaaatatttgcaaatgatataaccaataaggggttaatatccaaaatatataaacagctcatacaactcaacatcaacaaaataaagaacccgattaaaaaatgggcacgtttttccaaagaggacatgcagatggctaacagacacgtgaaaagatgctcaacatcactaatcacagaaatgcaaatcaaaaccgcaatgaggggcttccctggtggcgcagtggttgagagtccgcctgccgatgcaggggacacgggtttgtgccccggtccgggaagatcccacatgccgcggagcggctgggcccgtgagccatggccgctgagcctgcgtgtccagagcctgtgctccgcaacgcgagaggccaaaaacagtgagaggcccgcataccgcaaaaaaaaaaaaaaaaactgcaatgagatatcacctcacacctgtcagaatggctatcatcaaaaagaacacacacacaaagaagaaaaaaaaaggacacaaatgacaaatgttggcaaggatgtggaaaaatgggaacacttgtacactctttgtggaaatgtaaattggccactgtggaaaacagtatggaggttttctcaaaaaaatgaaaacagaactaccatacaacccagcaatgccactcctgggtatatatccaaaaaaaacacaaaacaaaacattaatttgaaaagatacatgcaccccagtgttcacagcagtattatttacaattgccaacatatggaagcaacctaactgtccatcaatagatgaatggataaagatgtggtatataaaatatatttgatggaatactactcagccatgagaaagaatgaaattttgccattcacAACAACATGCACAGACCTGGAGGGTATTTCGCTAAATGaaatacgtcagacagagaaagacaaatactatatgatatcacttatatatggaatctaaaaaataaaacaaactagtgaatataacagaaaagaagcagacccacagatatagagaacaaactagcagttaccagtaggaagagggaagaagggaggggcaagttaggggtagtggattaagaagtacaaactattatgtataaaataaataagctacgagaatatattgtacaacacagggaatatagccaatattttataataactataaatggagtataacctctAAACActatgaatcactatgttgtacccctgtaacttacataatattgcacatcaattatacttcaataaaaaagtaataataaaaaaattataaaagatgaGGTTGTTGTCCAAAATTAACCTCTAAATGTCTAAACGGCAGGGTTGGCTGCGGGGGCGGGGGTGAAGCATACTGTGGAGCCCTTTGTCAACCCCCTGCCTTGAAAGACCTTGACCTAAGATGTCACTAAAATCCTCAGAGATCAGTAAAGGGCACCCCTTTTTCTGAAAGTTTGATAAATGGACCTGGGCCTCTATGGCTAGCCTCAAAGGGTTAAGAATACAACAGGAGGTGAGCTGTGGCTCTCCGTAAGGCCACACACCTCTGACTACATCTCTGCCTGTAAAACAAGAACAttcaccacctccctccctcGGGACTCTTGGCAGGCTTCATCAGTGGCCAATGACGataaaaatgtttgttatttataaTGCCCAGCAGCACGCTGCATCTGTGAGGACAGAGCCACAGGGCACAAGGATTACGTCTGTAGAGTGTGATACAATTGTGGGCAGAAAAACTCCAATCACGACCTccccaaaaccccaaaacaagAAATGTAGATGAACAGAACAAtccagagcccacgtgcctatcTGTGTTCACCAAGGTTTTCCCCACCTTTGCTGGCTGTTCCTCCCTGCTGGTTCCCTGAATGCTGGAGCTCCTCAAGGCTCTCCCCATCTTATTCCACATTCCCTTTTAAGAGACCTCATCCTCTCTCATGGCTTTAATTACATCTTATTGACTCTCAAATGTTGATCAACACTCAGCACAGACCCTCCTCCTGATACAGACCGGCAGATGCAACTACCTACTTGACAGAATCACCTGGACATCTTAAAAGCACCTGTTCAAAACTGAACCCAGCAtgctccttccccatccccaccccaagctTGCCCCTTTGCCAGGGTTCCTCCCAGTTACACCAGCAGGATCTCTGGGCCACAGTCATCTCCAAGATAGGTATCTTTAGAATATACTGTATATCGTtaagtaaaaacagaaacatgtaaAACTGTGTTTAGTAGGATGCTatcttttgtgcatcaaagggagaaaataaatgaataaataaatatcaggCACACATATCCATTTGCGTACTTCttcaaagagaaacaaaggagggataaatcaaaataaaaatggttgcctatcaagggagaaagggaaaagggtgGAAGATATTGAGATTAAAGGAAACTTCTGTGACTCTATCCTGTTATGTAGTTTTAACTTTGGGAAATGTTGtatataaaagttttatataatatttaaattaaatcaaaaggaaaaacctctaaaaattaaaaacaaattgagGCAAATTAATGTATGTGATGGTGGGAGTATACTTATGTGAAGAAAAGACTTTACTAAACATAGTACTCTGAATTATGGGACATATTTTGGGGCCCAAAAAGAACcacaaagaaatcataaatttcaCTCTGAGTCTTACTGTTAgtagagaaaaaaacacataattaTTTGAAAACTATAATAAGTATGCTGTAGATGTGCAGAATagagtttacattaaaaaaaaaagaagaaagaaagaaaagaaaatggctatCCGTAGAAAAGCCAGCTTGCAAGGGTGGTCtttggctggcatctgggaaaCTGGATTTTGGGTGGTTCCCACAATTCCCAGAATTGATAAGAATGGTTcactatgggacttccctggcagtccagtggttaagacttcaccttccaatgcaaggggtatgggttcgatccctggtcagggcgctaagatcccacatgccttgtggccaaaaaaccaaaacataaaacagaagcaaaactgtaacaaattcaataaagactttaaaaatggtccacatcaaaaaaacaaaaaaaatctaaaaaaaaaagaatggctcaCTATGCCTAACCTGTTTCTGGAAACAATATGGTTTATGCTGAATACCTGCTTTCTTGCTGGAAGTCTTGAATTTTGGTTTGTGCTAGGCAGAGGGTGCTTATGTGACCTGTCCCCAATAAAACCCTAGGCAATGAGTCTCTAATGGGTTTCCTTGGTAGACAATATTTCATACAACTTGATGGGGTTCCCACTGAAAATCAAAGCTTCATTGGTCAAGATTGGAGGTTGCGAGAGCCCAAACTCACTATTCTGAACACTAATAAAGGGAAAGAACcaagcatttatcctgcttttTACTATGAACAGCATTTCAGAGTAACCATATAGGGATGAGGAAAAGGTCTTCTTCATTGAAGAATTCCAGCTAATAAAGGCCAAAGGAAATAATGGATCTAAGCAATGATCAGTGGATGCTAAAACCATTTAGGTGAcagttataaaatgaagattttataACAGAGGGATCAGCTATTATCACCTGAACCCACAGATATCTTAGAATCTCTGTGTGACAACCAGACACCAAGTGCTGATTGATGACACGGAATAAGAAGTACACAGCACTAGCTATGAGGTGCTCTCACTAAATAACTTGATCTGAATCGAATCAAGCCTCTAAACTGAATTTCTTGTTGATAGGAGATATGGGGAACAAGGAAACATGTCAAATGAGAAGCAATCAGCCAAATCCTGGATGTGGATGTGGCACATGACAATGATCTGCTTTCTCCAGCAAACCAAGGTCGTGAGAAAATTGGGAGTGGGGTGGTGGAAGGAGGGTACAGAGCTACAGAATACAGAGACCTATAGAACAAGAGTCAAAACAACAAGAAAGCCAATCTGATCGTGTCACTCTCTTCCTTAAAACCCCTGGGGACCCGCCACTCCTCTGGCTGTTCTCATCATGTCCTTTCTGTGCTCTGGCCACAGTCACCTGCATTCAGTTCCTAGACCATTCCTTCATTCCTCATGTCCTTACActccttgggggagggaggacaacccagcccctgccccagtgtAAGATTAGGTCCTTCCCCCTTGTTATACACCCTCACAGTACTCTGTACTTCTCAGGGAAACATGTGTATTTGTTTCATATCTGCCCTTTGCCCAAAGACTAGAAGTTCCTTGAGGGCACACACCACATCTTTCAGCAGAgtctgacacacagtaagtaTGTGCTAAATAAAAATCTGCTTAACGCACATGTGAACAAATAAGGTATGAACCATATGGCCCAATGCCACCAGGTGGGAATTTAGGGACACTCTAAATCAATAAAGCCCCGCGTAATCCCTGCTAGCCTTCATTGCTGTGATATCTATTTTCAGTACCTAGAACCCAGTCTGAGGAGCGGAGGCTCACAGGGAAGGACTCACCGCCTCGTGGGACTTGGGAATGGGTACAATGATGGCCAGTACACAGATGAGCTGGAAGATGGCCCCCAGGAAGAGTCCATATCGCAGCAGGTTCTCCAGGAATGTGGGTTCAGGCACCTCGGGAGGGGAGAAGTCCAGGTCGGAGGCCATGGCCCCAGCTGCCTGCTGCCTGAGGTCCCCTCCGATTCACCACTCTCCAGAGCCAACTTCTAAATGCAAAGAGTTAATGTCATGTTTCTACAACTGACGTTTAAATGGTTTCACTTCCACCAACACACCCACATACATGCAAGAATATATAAAGCAACTGTGATGAAATGTTAACATGGAGAGTCACTGGaccattctttcaacttttttgtacgtttgaaatttttccaaaaatgaagTTACAggagataaataaacaaatgcaaacatttcaacaaaaatctcaaatcaacatACCTTTGCTGAAGGCCTGCTCTgtttcaagttttatttatttgttcatttatacatccagtcattcattcaacaaatacttattgaacaccAAGCACTGAAGAGTAAAACAGACAAATCCCTGCTCTCTCGGGGCAGAGGCGGACAAAGAACACATCCAGATGGGACATGCCATCTAGTGATAACTGTTTTGAAAAAAGCTTCAGAAGGGCATCATTTTACTTTGTATAGGGTGACAGGAAGGGCCTCTCTGAAGAAGAGACAGGAATGAAATGACAGAGATAGGAAGTATGAGACTGAGCCAGTGGAGAATCTCAGGGAAGCATAtgccaggcagagagaaaagcaagtgtAGAGGCCTCAGGGCAGGGATATGAGTCCAAAATGGTCAGAGGGGCGTACAGGACGGAGAGTAGAAGAAGGTGAAATCAGAAAGAGTGGCGACTGACCTTGTAGGACCCTAACATTTCTGATTTGATTGAGCAAAATGTAAAGCCACAGAAGGGTTTTGGGCAGAAAAGTGACATAATCtgatttacactttttttttttttggccacaccacatggcttgtgggatcttagttccccgaccagggactgaacccgggtccctggcagtggaagcagagtcctaaccactggaccaccagggaattccctgatttacattttaaacggggtgtgggggggtgcaGAGTGAACATAGGGAGACCAGTGAGGGAGCTACTACCAGTAACCCAAATAAGAGATGCTCGGGACATGGACAACAGGGGCAGTGGTGGCAGGTCCGGTCTCAACCCACATCTCTAGTCTCTCACTTCACCAGAGTCTCCCACTCCTAATACCCTGGTCGAGCTGAAAGACCTGCCTGTAATTCTCCAAGAGCACTGAGCTCTTTCAAATCCTGGGCCTCTACCCAAGTGGCACACTCTGCCAAGAATGCCCTTTCCCATTACGACTGCTTGGCGAAGTCCCTACTCTACCTCCAAGGCTGAGCTCGTGCCCCCCCTCCCCAGCATGTCTTTCTTACTGCCCTCCTCCTACCCTGGTAGGACTGAACTGCTCCCCCTCTACCACAGCACCCACGAGTGGCTTCCTTTGGCCCACCCCAGTGAGAAAGGGGAAAACTTACTTGGGAACCAGGCccacctgactccaaagccctttGTGTTTTCAGGGATCTGTGCCACAAAGCAACTTTCCACTAAATCTGAgctgtccaatatggtggccctgagccacatgtggctatggaGAGTTGAAACACAgctagtccaaactgagatggCTGTTCAGTTAGGTCCACACTCAATTTAGAAGGTAGTATAAACATAAGAATGtatcaatagggcttccctggtggcgcagtggttaagaatccgcctgccaatgcaggggacacgggttcgagccctggtccgggaagatcccacatgcggagcaactaagcccatgcgccacaactactgagcctgcgctctagagcccgcatgccacaactactgaagcccacacgactagagcccatgctccacaaaaagagaagccaccgcaatgagaagcctgtgcactgcaatgaagagtagcccctgctcgctgcaaatacagaaagcccgtgcgtggcaacaaagacccaatgcagccaaaaataaataaaaataaattaatttttaaaaaaagaacatatcaataaaatatctcattaacagTGTTTTATACTAACtgcatgttgaaataatatactgggttaaataaattattaatttcatcGGATGCTGAAAAAGAACTAAGCTGAGgattcattttctgatttcaaaacttagtataaagctacaataatcaaaacagtgtgatactggcataagGATCTAGGCCAATGGAACGGAATgaagagcccagaagtaaatcctcacatatatagtcaactgatttctgaacaagggtgccaagaccatccAATGGGGAAGGATAGTCTTGTCAagaaatagtgctgggaaaattggatatccacatgcaaaagaatgaactgaacccttatcttacaccgtatacaaaaattaactcaaaatggatcaaagaactaaacttaagagctaaaactattaaacttatagaagaaaacataggaggagtCTTCACGACATTGAATTTGGCAATGACTTCTTAGATGGGACACCAAaccacaggcaacaaaagaaaaaataaattggacttcgtcagaattaaaaacttttgtgcatcaaagggcactatcaagagagtgaaaagacatactggaaaacagtgtggcaatttctaaaaaagttaaacatagaattaccatatgatccagcaattccacccctaggtatatacccaacagagCTGAAAGCATGGactcagatacttgtacaccaatgttcacagctacactattcacaatagccagaagatggaaacaaccaagagtctatcaacagatgaatggataaacaaaatgtggtatagacaAAGGACAAAGGACATTCAGCtactaaaatgaatgaaattctgatacatgctacatggatgaaccttgaaaacatgctaaatgaaataaacctgaCAGAAAAGGACAAGTGTTGTATGATCCCACTCATTAGGTACCTAGAATtggtaaattcatagagacagaaactagAATATAGGttactggggctggaggaggggcaaTAGGGAGTcattgtttaatgagtacagagtttcagtctggaataatgaaaaagttctggaaacagtggtgatggttacacacactgtacacttaaaaatggttaaaatggtaaattttatgttatggatATCTtaccacccacacacacaaactgtacctgtttctttttactttctaaatgtggctactagaaaattttaaattacacacaCGGCCTGCATTATATTCCTATGGATGGCTCTGGGTTAAGAGACTATCCTAAAACCTTCCTTCACTTTGGCTCTGCAGCTTCACTGCTTTGCAACATTTTTCCAACATGAAGGAGGAGTCACTAAAGGATGACAGAAACAACCTTCCATGTGAACAGACTGGGGTTTGTGCAAATGCGTATTTGTCTACCTTTCAACCTAGTCACTTAGGAAGGTGATGTGCCCGAGCTGACAAGGTGGCCACTGTTTCCCACCACTTCTGTGTCCTTTGTGAATGGCTTTCAAAGCTTTCAaggctcactttttttttcccccccaaaatcCTCAGAGCTGGCAGATCTTCATCCTCCCAGGAAGGATTTGATTTCTGGAAGGAACCCAACATCATCTGGATCCAAGTGTGGTGAATCAGGTGGAGCCTCAAGCCCAGGAATACCATTTTTGGTCAAACACAAGGTTATGACGCTCAGACCCTAGGCAGATTGTTTGGGGTGGCTCAGAAACTGGCCCTGAAGTGAATTCCAAGGCTGTTGCAAGAACAGCTTTACTGGAGGAAACGTACAGCCCAGACAAGAC includes:
- the MANBAL gene encoding protein MANBAL, whose protein sequence is MASDLDFSPPEVPEPTFLENLLRYGLFLGAIFQLICVLAIIVPIPKSHEAEAEPSEPRSAEVTRKPKATAPSANKRPKKEAKKKR